In the genome of Notamacropus eugenii isolate mMacEug1 chromosome 5, mMacEug1.pri_v2, whole genome shotgun sequence, one region contains:
- the KLHL17 gene encoding kelch-like protein 17, with protein MQPWGERAAGRTQSPEHSSPGPPQPGPGPSPGPPEAVLSADAAPRPHGETAERARPRPARGPGGPMEGAMQLLTREGHSIAHNSKRHYHDAFVCMSRMRQRGLLCDIVLHVGTKEIKAHKVVLASCSPYFHAMFTNEMSESRQTHVTLHDIDPQALEQLVQFAYTAEIVVGEGNVQTLLPAASLLQLNGVRDACCKFLLSQLDPSNCLGIRGFADTHSCSDLLKAAHKYVLQHFVEVARTEEFMLLPLKQVLDLISSDSLNVPSEEDVYRAVLSWVKHDVDGRRQHVPRLMKCVRLPLLSRDFLLGHVDAEGLVRHHPDCKDLLIEALKFHLLPEQRGVLGTSRTRPRRCEGAGPVLFAVGGGSLFAIHGDCEAYDTRTDRWHMVASMSTRRARVGVAAIGNRLYAVGGYDGTSDLATVESYDPVTNVWQPEVSMGTRRSCLGVAALHGLLYAAGGYDGASCLNSAERYDPLTGTWTSIAAMSTRRRYVRVATLDGNLYAVGGYDSSSHLATVEKYEPQVNTWTPIATMLSRRSSAGVAVLEGALYVAGGNDGTSCLNSVERYSPKANAWESVAPMNIRRSTHDLVAMDGWLYAVGGNDGSSSLNSIEKYNPRTNKWVAASCMFTRRSSVGVAVLELLNFPPPSSPTLSVSSTSL; from the exons ATGCAGCCCTGGGGCGAGCGCGCGGCGGGCAGGACGCAGAGCCCAGAGCACAGCAGCCCGGGCCCCCCCCAGCCGGGACCCGGCCCCAGCCCGGGCCCCCCCGAGGC GGTACTCAGTGCCGATGCCGCGCCTCGCCCCCATGGTGAGACGGCTGAGAGAGCCCGCCCCCGGCCAGCCCGAGGCCCAGGGGGCCCCATGGAGGGTGCAATGCAGCTCCTGACCCGAGAGGGCCACAGCATCGCCCACAACTCCAAGCGGCATTACCACGATGCCTTCGTGTGCATGAGCCGTATGCGGCAGCGGGGGCTGCTCTGTGACATCGTCCTGCATGTGGGCACCAAGGAGATCAAGGCCCACAAGGTGGTGCTGGCCTCCTGCAGCCCCTACTTCCACGCCATGTTCACAA ATGAGATGAGTGAAAGCCGCCAAACACATGTCACGCTGCATGACATTGACCCCCAGGCTCTGGAGCAGCTGGTCCAGTTTGCATACACAGCCGAGATTGtcgtgggggaggggaatgtgcAG ACGCTGCTTCCTGCCGCAAGCCTCCTGCAGCTGAATGGTGTGAGGGATGCCTGCTGCAAGTTCCTGCTGAGCCAGCTTGACCCATCCAACTGCCTGGGCATCCGAGGCTTTGCCGATACCCACTCCTGCAGTGACCTTCTGAAGGCTGCCCACAAGTACGTTCTACAGCATTTTGTGGAGGTGGCCCGGACTGAGGAATTCATGCTCCTCCCCCTGAAGCAG GTGCTGGACCTTATCTCTAGTGACAGCCTCAAcgtgccatcagaggaagatgttTATCGAGCTGTCTTGAGCTGGGTGAAACATGATGTAGATGGACGGAGGCAGCACGTGCCCCGG CTGATGAAGTGTGTTCGGCTGCCGCTGCTGAGCCGAGACTTCCTGCTGGGCCATGTGGATGCTGAGGGCCTGGTCCGGCACCATCCAGACTGCAAGGACTTGCTCATTGAAGCTCTCAAGTTCCACCTCCTGCCGGAGCAGCGGGGTGTCCTGGGCACCAGCCGCACTCGGCCCCGGCGCTGTGAGGGAGCTGGCCCTGTGCTCTTCGCAGTGG GTGGTGGGAGCCTGTTTGCCATCCATGGCGACTGTGAGGCATATGATACACGAACAGACCGATGGCACATGGTGGCTTCTATGTCCACCCGTCGGGCACGAGTGGGCGTGGCTGCCATTGGGAATCGGCTGTACGCTGTGGGCGG CTATGATGGGACATCTGATCTGGCCACTGTGGAGTCCTATGACCCCGTCACCAATGTCTGGCAGCCTGAGGTCTCCATGGGGACCCGCCGAAGCTGCCTGGGCGTGGCCGCTCTTCATGGGCTCCTGTATGCTGCTGGTGGTTACGACGGGGCCTCCTGCCTCAACAG TGCCGAGAGGTACGATCCCTTGACAGGAACCTGGACGTCCATAGCAGCCATGAGCACGAGGAGGAGATACGTCCGTGTGGCCACACTCG ATGGGAATCTCTATGCTGTAGGCGGCTATGACAGTTCCTCCCACCTGGCCACTGTGGAGAAATACGAACCCCAG GTGAACACGTGGACGCCGATTGCCACCATGCTGAGCAGACGCAGCTCTGCAGGGGTGGCTGTGTTGGAGGGCGCCCTGTATGTGGCAGGGGGTAATGATGGGACCAGCTGCCTCAACTCTGTGGAGAGATACAGCCCCAAGGCGAATGCATGGGAGAGTGTGGCACCCATGAACATCCGCAG GAGTACTCATGATCTTGTGGCCATGGATGGATGGCTGTACGCCGTTGGTGGTAATGATGGGAGCTCCAGCCTGAACTCCATTGAAAAGTATAACCCTCGTACCAATAAGTGGGTAGCCGCCTCCTGCATGTTCACTCGCCGGAGCAGCGTGGGGGTGGCTGTCCTTGAGCTGCTGAACTTCCCACCGCCCTCCTCACCTACACTCTCGGTGTCCTCCACCAGCCTCTGA
- the PLEKHN1 gene encoding pleckstrin homology domain-containing family N member 1, translated as MGNANCVPQAPARFRASFSRKSSLKGKKEDSIRRRGGLFGSESSQDGDTKATDKILYYIPGTDIPGPESRKENIDQPFLSVFKKGQQKMAVRNLGEIVHYAKVKLKFQHCPDTKDCYLELFPYFLYFQAHDSSGLTYQGLLPITMLSVSRLEIEGEHAFQITAPLPSLLVFCPSEAELCRWLYHLEKQMALVKEPQRPSLWLQDPPKDLCPLPWALQHYPVHHWEGTSRESLGDVICASRVKMQHLPSQEQQDRILVLYPSTLVILSEDSNGLNFKGELSLNTIQLNFEECEKQIRSFLIEGRLINTIRVFCASYEDYQDWLLCFRTVRLGRGGSSTRSGSEGFQGPRPPLPTQFAVSGRASLTSDGRTNSWASTGAPSTSSHTSNSLPDHSMLPDSCPVRADSTPQRDHANLSSSSLGRHRAELRRRGSGRSAKGKGAGQPKGEEPALRAPLRLDLNNLNRRSLESGEEATADTPEKPQSPLYADPYTPTSTTHNKITDVSDLGEFLVATKGCVGQEPLNTFPTVPVSVPVPVPSPNSHPIQKKPAHPHRESQRHQGSFKVRGAGPLEPSPNRQVQVTPSKEDSPEPQLRLPRGSSPRGKGREQGRSSSEPSGGQRDFSYENIWDKAGPPSSSPQKRHHPPASEAAGRLTQWI; from the exons ATGGGCAATGCCAACTGTGTAccccaggctcctgcccgtttccGAGCCTCCTTTTCCAGGAAATCCTCgctgaaaggaaaaaa AGAGGACAGCATAAGGCGTCGAGGGGGACTGTTTGGAAGCGAAAGCAGCCAAGATGGGGACACCAAGGCCACCGACAAAATTCTTTATTACATCCCGGGGACG GACATTCCGGGACCAGAAAGTcgcaaagaaaatatagaccaacCCTTCCTCAGTGTGTTCAAAAAGGGCCAGCAGAAAATGGCTGTGAGGAACCTCGGGGAGATTGTCCATTATGCCAAGGTCAAACTAAAGTTCCAGCACTGCCCG GACACCAAGGATTGCTACCTGGAGCTGTTCCCCTACTTTCTGTACTTCCAGGCTCATGATTCCAGTGGCCTCACCTACCAG GGGCTGCTGCCGATTACTATGCTGAGTGTCTCTAGGCTGGAGATAGAAGGAGAACATGCTTTCCAGATCACAG CCCCGCTGCCATCTCTTCTGGTATTCTGTCCCAGCGAGGCTGAGCTCTGCCGCTGGCTTTATCACCTGGAAAAGCAGATGGCCCTTGTAAAGGAACCCCAGCGCCCATCTCTTTGGCTCCAG GATCCTCCTAAGGACCTCTGCCCTCTCCCATGGGCCCTCCAACACTACCCAGTTCATCACTGGGAAGGAACCAGTCGAGAGTCTCTGGGAGATGTGATCTGTGCCTCCAGAGTGAAAATGCAGCATCTGCCCTCCCAG GAGCAGCAGGATCGGATTCTAGTCCTCTACCCATCTACATTGGTCATTCTGTCAGAGGATTCTAATGGACTGAACTTTAAG GGAGAACTTTCACTCAACACCATCCAGCTCAACTTTGAGGAATGTGAAAAACAGATCCGGTCCTTCCTGATAGAGG GCCGCCTCATCAATACCATCAGAGTGTTTTGTGCCAGCTATGAGGACTACCAAGATTGGCTGCTTTGTTTTCGGACTGTCCGCCTCGGAAGAGGGGGCTCCTCTACCCGCTCAGGGTCTGAGGGCTTCCAGGGGCCACGGCCACCTCTTCCCACCCAG TTCGCAGTCAGCGGACGAGCATCCCTTACCTCTGATGGACGGACCAACTCCTGGGCATCCACAGGGGCCCCATCTACCTCTTCTCACACCAGCAACTCCCTCCCTGATCACTCCATGCTGCCCGACAGCTGCCCTGTGAGAGCTGACAGCACACCCCAGAGGGACCAT GCCAACCTCAGCAGCTCCAGCTTGGGAAGGCATCGGGCAGAACTGAGACGAAGGGGCAGTGGCCGCTCAGCCAAGGGAAAAGGCGCAGGGCAGCCCAAAGGAGAGGAGCCAGCCCTCAGGGCTCCCCTGCGTCTGGATCTTAACAAT CTAAACCGGAGGAGTCTAGAAAGTGGTGAGGAAGCAACAGCTGATACCCCAGAGAAACCCCAGTCCCCGCTGTATGCTGACCCCTATACCCCGACCTCCACCACCCACAACAAGATCACAGACGTCAGTGACCTGGGTGAG TTCCTGGTGGCAACTAAGGGCTGTGTAGGCCAGGAGCCACTGAATACCTTCCCCACAGTTCCTGTCTCCGTTCCTGTTCCTGTCCCGTCCCCCAACTCACACCCCATTCAGAAAAAGCCAGCCCATCCGCACCGGGAGTCTCAGAGACATCAAGGCTCCTTCAAAGTTCGGGGAGCTGGTCCTCTGGAGCCTTCCCCAAACCGGCAG GTTCAGGTCACCCCATCAAAGGAAGATTCCCCTGAACCTCAGCTTCGACTCCCAC GTGGCAGCTCCCCCCGAGGAAAGGGTCGTGAACAGGGAAGGTCGTCCTCAGAGCCCTCCGGTGGCCAGAGAGACTTCAGTTATGAAAACATCTGGGACAAGGCAGGGCcaccttcctcctctccacaGAAGCGGCACCACCCTCCTGCATCAGAGGCTGCAGGGAGGTTGACTCAGTGGATCTGA
- the PERM1 gene encoding PGC-1 and ERR-induced regulator in muscle protein 1 — protein MENFEYSIQLSDKDWADFSEAAEECGLLQAALASGDEPLSSDIDQGDSSGSSPPSHPPPRFLRLQAGSPPPEGLLKVLSRRSLPGHLASAQGGCSGSEEEEGTEARLVSRFRCERVLAPGAGQQTLSTSTQLEEQLPSGVLQPDQLTPALGPEASPCGSTMQKSLQGAAAQASEAGVHSGKDPPSQGSSGQEQPSNLGSADGKKSPRESNPGASPRSPGKKKRRSVGAKGSGSPKAQDTKRQGPPSPSLALPPSSGGRPDRGPSSRAHGNLALADLEGNGPGSELPARGNGLETRASCRRDPKDPSSTPDLGPKPSPPALGLEAGVNGSTPAPQAQPFLDLSSPISKTETPMNVSTPTWIPEVGENLSTPVLPEKASNLPGVVSEAEPGGNLSTPVSLPEKAVNLPGVASEAEPGGNLSTPVSLPEKAVNLPRVASEAEPGGNLSTPDSLPEKAVNLPGVASEAEPGGNLSTPVSLPEKAVNLPGVASEAEPGGNLSTPVSLPEKAVNLPGVASEAEPSGNLSTPVSKDKPRKHVFTSDTKTSSGVGISTPLHKSEPERHQSTLVLLAKTDIGPMTPAPKAQPNVNTSTPAPQVWPDVKLSTCELKAEPEMNLTTSAPRASADVDMSTPAQVTQSFDFPVSPQGLSGEAEEGNWAPLFPAPSVEPSPVTNDTTQSPGVVTPAQAPRRKKVRFSGVSTSPLENSGSDSPSLALPDSAVSEPPRTLGGGRGGPRAWDAVAVGVRPQPRILKYPPSPSALARESAAPREDFALTLPEAYDYFFCDTIVEEDEEEEEDIPSDMQWPEVCDYFFWDSRLPGQRPPPEPPLQVPAHVDPVPISIPEAYEHFFGEEGPPGVLLPPSWVPVTLSNEQTLGAEGAWPSVPAPEEQSPPKAEELGLTVSPEEEQRAPLIPITFNQNDMCLGFVAFATWAVRTSDLHAPDAWKTVLLANIGAISAIRYFRRQAREGRPCL, from the exons ATGGAGAACTTCGAATATAGTATCCAGCTGAGTGACAAAGACTGGGCAGACTTCTCAGAAGCTGCAGAGGAGTGTGGCCTCCTCCAGGCTGCTCTGGCCTCAGGGGACGAGCCTCTTTCCAGTGACATTGACCAAGGGGACAGCAGTGGCAGCAGTCCCCCCAGCCACCCTCCCCCTCGGTTCCTCCGGCTGCAAGCAGGCAGCCCCCCACCAGAGGGCCTGCTCAAGGTCCTGAGCAGGCGGTCTCTGCCCGGGCACCTGGCGTCAGCCCAGGGGGGCTGCTCTGGTAGCGAGGAGGAGGAGGGCACAGAGGCCCGCCTGGTCAGCAGGTTTCGGTGTGAGCGTGTCCTGGCCCCAGGGGCCGGTCAGCAGACTCTGAGCACGTCCACCCAGCTGGAGGAGCAGCTGCCCTCTGGTGTCCTCCAACCCGATCAGCTCACTCCTGCCCTGGGTCCTGAGGCTAGTCCCTGTGGCAGCACGATGCAGAAGTCCTTACAAGGAGCAGCTGCCCAGGCCTCTGAGGCTGGAGTTCACTCAGGGAAGGACCCCCCAAGCCAAGGGTCCTCTGGCCAGGAGCAGCCCAGCAACCTAGGTTCAGCCGATGGGAAGAAATCTCCCCGAGAGTCTAATCCTGGAGCCTCTCCCCGTAGTccaggaaagaagaagaggaggtcTGTCGGGGCCAAGGGAAGTGGATCCCCTAAAGCTCAGGACACCAAGAGACAGGGCCCCCCCAGCCCTTCACTGGCTCTGCCACCCTCTTCAGGGGGCCGGCCAGACAGGGGCCCCAGTAGCAGGGCACATGGCAACTTGGCCCTGGCTGATTTGGAGGGGAATGGTCCAGGATCAGAGTTGCCGGCCAGAGGAAATGGATTGGAGACCAGAGCCAGCTGTAGGAGAGACCCCAAGGACCCATCCTCCACCCCTGACCTGGGCCCAAAGCCATCTCCCCCTGCTCTGGGTCTTGAGGCAGGGGTCAATGGTTCAACACCTGCCCCCCAAGCACAACCATTCTTGGATCTGTCTTCACCTATCTCAAAGACTGAGACCCCAATGAATGTGTCTACACCTACCTGGATTCCTGAGGTAGGAGAGAACCTGTCTACACCTGTACTACCTGAGAAGGCTTCGAACTTGCCTGGAGTGGTCTCTGAGGCTGAGCCAGGTGGGAATCTGTCTACACCTGTCTCCTTACCTGAGAAGGCTGTGAACTTGCCTGGAgtagcctctgaggctgagcCAGGTGGGAATCTGTCTACACCTGTCTCCTTACCTGAGAAGGCTGTGAACTTGCCTAGAgtagcctctgaggctgagcCAGGTGGTAATCTGTCTACACCTGATTCCTTACCTGAGAAGGCTGTGAACTTGCCTGGAgtagcctctgaggctgagcCAGGTGGAAATCTGTCTACACCTGTCTCCTTACCTGAGAAGGCTGTGAACTTACCTGGAgtagcctctgaggctgagcCAGGTGGTAATCTGTCTACACCTGTCTCCTTACCTGAGAAGGCTGTGAACTTGCCTGGAgtagcctctgaggctgagcCAAGTGGAAATCTGTCTACACCTGTTTCCAAAGACAAGCCACGCAAGCATGTGTTTACGTCTGATACCAAGACCAGCTCAGGTGTTGGCATCTCTACACCTCTGCACAAGTCAGAACCAGAAAGGCATCAGTCTACACTTGTTCTCTTGGCTAAGACAGACATAGGCCCAATGACCCCTGCCCCCAAAGCCCAGCCAAATGTGAATACGTCTACACCTGCTCCCCAGGTCTGGCCAGATGTGAAGCTGTCTACATGTGAGCTCAAGGCTGAGCCAGAAATGAATCTCACTACTTCTGCTCCCAGAGCCAGTGCAGATGTGGATATGTCTACACCTGCCCAAGTTACTCAGAGTTTCGATTTCCCAGTATCTCCACAGGGGCTCTCTGGGGAAGCTGAGGAAGGCAACTGGGCTCCTTTGTTTCCAGCACCCTCGGTGGAGCCTTCACCAGTTACCAATGATACCACACAGTCCCCTGGGGTTGTCACCCCAGCCCAAGCCCCAAGGAGGAAGAAAGTCCGTTTTTCAGGAGTCTCTACCTCCCCTCTAGAGAACTCAGGCTCAGACTCCCCATCTTTAGCCTTGCCAGACAGTGCTGTCTCTGAACCCCCTAGGACTTTGGGAGGAGGCCGAGGTGGACCCAGAGCCTGGGATGCAGTGGCTGTGGGGGTACGTCCCCAGCCACGGATTCTGAAATACCCGCCTTCCCCCTCGGCCTTAGCTAGGGAGTCTGCAGCACCCAGGGAGGATTTTGCCCTCACTCTCCCTGAGGCCTACGATTATTTTTTCTGTGACACCATAGTcgaggaggatgaagaggaggaagaggacatcCCATCGGACATGCAGTGGCCTGAGGTGTGTGACTATTTTTTCTGGGACAGTCGACTACCAGGGCAGAGGCCCCCCCCAGAACCTCCTCTCCAGGTTCCTGCCCATGTCGATCCTGTCCCCATCTCAATCCCAGAGGCCTATGAACACTTTTTTGGAGAGGAGGGGCCTCCTGGTGTCTTGTTGCCCCCAAGCTGGGTTCCAGTGACCCTTTCCAATGAACAGACTCTGGGGGCTGAGGGAGCCTGGCCTAGCGTCCCTGCCCCTGAAGAACAGAGCCCACCGAAAGCTGAGGAACTAGGCCTGACCGTGAGTCCAGAAG AGGAGCAGAGGGCTCCACTCATCCCCATCACCTTCAACCAGAATGACATGTGTCTGGGGTTTGTGGCCTTTGCCACGTGGGCCGTGAGGACTTCAGACCTTCATGCACCGGATGCCTGGAAAACAG TGTTGCTGGCCAACATCGGTGCCATCTCAGCCATTCGATATTTCCGGAGACAGGCAAGAGAAGGACGCCCATGCCTGTAG